The DNA segment AGCTTTAAAGGAAAGACCAAGTATTGGTACTTTTGAAGAGTTGAGCGGTGATGGTGGTCTAGGCGAGTCCAACGGTCATTCTAGTAGAGGTTTTAAGAACTCCAGCAACACCAGCGAGAACGATGAAGATTGAGAGGAAATGGATTTGAAAGTTGCAAGTGCAATCGCgctaaatttgactaagaatgtTCTTGCAAATGTGCATAGAATTTCTATAGCCAAAAGGCTTTGGAAGAAGTTGGAAATGTATCAAGCAAAGAGCATCTCAAATCAGTTGTACCTAAAGAAACAGTTGCACATGCAACAAATGGTGGAAGGTAAGAAAATCTCAAATCATATGGATATTCTCAATGGTATTGTTTCTGAGTTGGAGGTGATCGAGTGAAGATAGATGATGAAAATAAGGCATTCAGACTCATCTCACCGGTTCCCCCTTCTTTTGAACACATGAAACCAATCTTGATGTACGAGAAAGAAACTTTAGATTTTGCTGAAACTACTAGTGAAATTTTGTCAGAAGAAAGAAAACTAGAGAGTGAAGGGCATACTTCATAGGAGGATTTAATACATATAGCTAGCAAATGGATGAAGAACGAGTCCATGCAGAAAAATGTTTGCTAGGCATGTGGACAGTCTAGACACATGAAAAAGAATTGTCCTAATAAAGCAGATTCATCAAAGGACTCTAAATTGGATACTAACATCGTCTCCATCATCACGGAAGATGGAGATTTGTTCTTCTAAAGAAAGGAAGTGTTCATCCTCATAGTATGTCACCTTTATCATGATAAAGGATGTGATGTTAGCAATTCCACAAGTTTGCACAAACGCATTAGCTTGCCGGTTATGCAAGGTGTGTGATGGAAGTTGTATCAATGGTGGAAGAACTTACGGGTGAGTCAAGTAGGTGGAAGTTCCACCATAAATTTTAGCAAGGTTCaacatgtgaaaaaaaaaaggaaaaatcttgGAAGGTGGTATTTCAAGTGGCCAACTCTCTTGATGGAGTGAGTTATAATTCTCTGAGTTGAGAATTATGATTGTCGGTGAAGATAATGGTTGCAACAGAAACTATGGACTCTTCAAATATCTTGCAAAGATGAAATTTGTTGGCTTttaacaaaatattagaagGGCAGTTGTCCCACATCTGAAAAGCTCAAGAAAGTGATTGGCTACAAGCACTATAAAAGGAGTTTATGCCTTTAATTCCAAATTATCCCAATTTAAAACACTTTAAGCTCGGTTTCCTAGCTTGGCTGTGTGAGTTGTATAATACTTTGAAATAGTGTTTTTTTGTAATTGGGGTCGAAGagatttttgtgtgattgtaataattttttatatagtgGAATTTTTCTAGCTTGTGGTTTTTTCTTCTGTTAGGAGTTTTTCCATGTTAATTCTTGTACTCCCAATTTTattactttcttttaatttctccgTTATTTTTATGTCTATTCCTACAATAGTAATGAAAGGTTTTTTCCCGATACATTTTCCTTCATCCACACCTTCTCAAAGGAATTGTGTATAAGCTTCTCATTATTCTTACAAACCGTGCACCAGTTTataatgagagaaaaataaatccAGACATCATCCAATACTTAGTGAATCAAGGTTACAAACTTGAAAGGAAAAAACCATATGGATCACGAGTGCTCCACCCAATTTTCTAAGAGTAAATAGAAATGGGATGTCTAAGTAAATGACAAGGTCTGACCTCCAtatatctccacaatggtatgatactGTCCACTTTGAGCGTAAACTCTCATGACTTTGCTTTTGGAACCACCCAAAATGTCTCATACCAATGAAGATGATTGTCCacacttatatacccatgatcatTCCCTTCCCCAACCAATATGGGACTTCGTTTGCGTTCCTAAAAATAAAGCTTGGAAAAATACAGATATAATGAACTCCATCCAGAGTTTAAAATGTACTCatacttggaaaaaaaaaatgagtataGCCCAAATGGTCAAGTGTTAGTGTGGTAGGTTCAACCTCCCTCTCTCCCTATTTGTGCATACTTCTCTTCATATAACAATTTGAAAACGAAGTGAGAAAGCAGAAGTAGTGCGGTGAAAAATGTAGGAACAGTGCAACATTGAGCAAACAATCATGCTGAAAGGAAACCATGCATCTAAATAGCATGAAAATATACGCCTAATGTGATTTTTAAATGAACACGATAGATATAATAAACCTGAACTTGCAACTGAAGTGTCTTCAAGTATTCAATTGCCTCGTCCAACATTGAAGCTTTATCTGCCTGGtatttgagaaaatattaaCCAAATCTCAGTGAACGAAGAATAATTTGATCTATGCACTGATTTCAGTGGTTGGAAATTATCTCGATAATTGTATATGCACCTTGTTACACCGAGGTATGAGCTCCTGCAATGCTTTCATCTTTTCATTTATTCGATCTCTTCTTCTCTGTAATGGAGGGATGAATGTTCATGTTCCATGAATAGACAGATAACAAAAACACAGAAGGAATTACACTGTCCTTTACATATGATCAAAGGAGGTCCAAACAGCAGCAAACTACTCACTCGCTCTGAGAGATTATGGACCTCAGCAGCACGAGATCTCTTTGTAGAGGTTGATCCACGAACTTGCTTCTTTGCATCAGTTGATTCGAATTCAACGTCCTTTGGCAAATGtttataaagttaaaatatttaatgaaaccTTGAAAATCTAGAAAGTGGCACCAAAGCAGTAGCCCCATCAAGCATGAGCATTAGAATTTACATACGCAGAAGAAGCAGGCAAGAATCCACTCAAAGCACAATATTTCAGAATCACATATAGAACCTGAAACCAGCCACCTATATAAGCACACCCAGTTATCTTTCCATCCGGGTCTTAAGGTATTTATTCCAAGTGCCTGAAAATTTAGGATTATAGTCTCATACGATTTGTCTGCAAAAATCTTCTTGACATATTTTTAACTAATTAGACTTGTTTCGCAGGTTCTGTCAAAATTTCTCGGGCAGATTTCatctaaattaattatacatcaaGTATATGGGAACTATTCCTTCATATGCTTAACACATATGTTCACATTCAAAGTCAAGCTAGCTCTTCGCAAAAATCACTGGCCTAGCACACGACAAGTTCAAGCTAGGTGTTTGACACGCTCGCACAAAAGCATCTCTCCAACGCATGACTCTAGTTAATATGCATCCAAACCAAGTATTCTCGCTCAAACATAGCAGCATTCCTTTGACCTCGAAACCATCTGAATAGAAAGCCTGCTATATTCGATAGTCCCTTTCAGCTTAGAGCACCAACTTAGTCCTTATCACAAAGATTTTCTATGAGTTTTATATTTATCACCATTACTCGGTATCAGCGACCATCAAACTCTCTATCCTATGAATGAAAACTTTGACCAGCTATTAAAATTGCTCTCTGGCATGCAATTCAGAATTTTTTTCTGCACacgtttcttttcttttcttttcttttcttttatatataatttgattatCAGAATCACTACCAGTACCATATCATGACTGAAAATAATGGGTAATCAACAGAAATAACAGAGTAAAAATAGCCCTTTCTAAGAAATTTGTTTCCATATGCTTTCCCGGTGGCAATCTCAGCAGGAAACGAGAACAAGAAagaatatcaataaaaaaaataaaataaaaaatcatttccCGGGATATTCCAAAAAATCCTAACCGAGATTCAAGTTTTCATGCGTTCTGGTTGGATTACAATAACTGTCCAACCGGAATATGAATGAAACTTGACCGAGTTCAAGTTTTCATTTGCAGGaaagttgttttgaaatttgaatagtGGGGTGAGAAATTTGCTTTGCGAGCCATTTGAGTGGTTATATATATGGTTGTGTACAAACTACAATTTGTGAATTACAAACAAAAAGGTAAAACGACTTTGTATAATGAAAATTTAGTCACAGGGATAGttattgaaaataatattttgagcTATTTCTGGCAATTACATGAACAAAAATACAATAGATAAACTGAACAAAACAAATTTAAGCCTCTCCCTCTTGATCACATTTACCTTAACCAATTAAGCTAAACTATTTTGCAAGTGCATATTTGAGTTAGctaattaaatttcttaaacATTTCCTAGATGGTCACCTTTAAACTTTTGGTACATCGGTCAATCCtagtattttatattttatttggtatATTAATTTATACCAAAAAATAGTACGGacttatttactttttttttttttttggacgaaaattaattcaatataaaAAACTGATCTAAACTAAATTtacttataaaaataaattttattcatcGGGTGTAAATTAAGTTAATATGGTACTTATCAACTGAACAAAGCTCAAATGGTAAAAGACACTATATCCTCCGATATTGAGCCTCTTACATGGCTTTAACCATTTGAACTATAAGCAAAAACCCAACCATATTTAGATATAATAGTTCTGTTACTTGACTGCCTAAAATCAAACTAGATTAATTTATGTGATTGATATAAGTCATTTAGAATCCGAAAAAACATGCACCATTTCACGAGAATGTAAAGTAAGAAGTTCGAACAtcaaaaaagagagaagattATGCGATGTAAATTCTCAAAATCCATCCCCCATCTCATGGATATGAATATCCAGACTCAAAGTGACAAATTACCATCCCATGGACAGATAGATACACGAGTGTTGATAATCCAAATGCCTAGCCTAGGGTTCCAATGAAACAAACATCCTATTTCAATCTCTGATTAAACATGACCATAGGTCAAAGCATTATCCATGCCAAATTAATCGCAGGGAATCTGAGTTAATAACACGTCATTATACGGCCCAAGATGGGGGGAAATTCCAGAGTATGGAGAAAGGTGAGGGAAATCAGTAAGCCACCGACTACTGCAGCTTAATACTAAAAGCTTGGAGGTTCTAGGGAACGGAGAAAATGGGCCCATCCTCATAACTCAATTATGTCGTTCCCACAGCTAACTttagtaaaataaaattttaaaaaaaaaatatttgatgtaGTCTGGTTGTTTTCATATGGTTTATGGTAATCGGATGAGTAATAAATCAAAGGGGAAAATCGTCTCAAAAAAAGAATCAAagggaaataaaataaaacgaGAAATTGAATAACGCCAGATTAACCGAGTTCATAGAAGACTCACCGTGCTATAGAATAGGTAATCGGAGTCATCCGTTTCTTTCCCTTTCCGCTTCCGATCCTCGAGACTCGTCGTCCTTTGAACCGATTCTGTTTCACCAACTATCATCTTCATCAGTTCTCCACCATTGCCAGTCGACGTAGCCGCTACTCCACCACCGCTAATAACCGTGCAGGCTAAATCAGCACTTGATGTATCGGTTACAGCCGTCCTCTGTAATTTCGTACCCGTAGATTCGAGAGTCAACACCGTTGTGTTGCTCGAAGTCGAACCGACCACTGTAGATTCCCTTACCATGCTCTTCGAATTCGACGGACCAGATTCGAGCCTCCGTGCGTGCCTTGAGAAGAGCCCAAAACTATTTACCTTCGTTTCCTGTTCCGTTCTTCTCATCGGTGGTATTGGCGGCCGAGCAGCCATCGTTGAGGTCGCCGTCGTCGTTATCGCCGTGCACGGCTGAAACTCCATGCCATGACTAGTACGAACTTGTTCAGAAACGCCGGTGTTTTGCTCAATGCTCTGAGGATTCGAAGGATATAGGAGTTCCTCACAGAAACTATTCTCCAAAGTAGAATCATCGACAAGAGGATAATGAAGCCACGAAATCATTTCGTCCTCCTGCATGAAAAGCTGCGGTTCCTCCTCTTGATTCATAGGTCGAGTGTCTCTGTTCGTGATTTGCTCCGCGGTTGTAGACGGTGGTACTTTCATCCTCGATTTCTGGTTCTGGCTTTGCATTACCACTTGACCGTTCTGCCATAGAAGTTCCATTACCTCGCCATCTGACCTGTGTATTTAAACCAAACATGAAATGAATCTAGAATCAAGAAACAATGGATAAAGAAATAAACAAAGAGAAACACCCACATCGAAGATGTCTTGGAGCGCGATGGcacggaagaagaagaaggaagcgGTAAATCTTCGTCGGTCTCAAAATCAGGAACACAGCGATTCATCCTCTTTTACTAAACAAAtcaaaaattaagaaaacaacaaaaccTGATTCGAATCCGTTTGCTTAACCAACAGGAACAGCAGCAAGAACTCAAAACCGCTCTTACAGTTTGATTACGTATCCCTGACGCTTTAAAACCGCAAGAAAACTGAATGAATCGAAGGTCGGTGGAACAAAATTCCAGAATCAAGAAAACAATTCCAATTTCTTGAAATCTCTGTCAAAAAATTGGAATCGCGAAAGTTCTTATTTCGTCTGTTTCCTAACGGCAGGAAGCTTTTCCCGATGGCCGCTCCAATTGTCGATTGTCTTTCATGGAAGCTGAATTTCAATGAGCTCTAATGGTAGTTTGTGGTTGGATTTTTGTTAGAACTGTGAATAATGTGAACGCCTTCTCCGTACAAACTGACCAGCTGCCTTCAAGCTCCAGGATaagttctctctctctcctccctctattttctctctcttctttgcTGAGAAAGAGAACGGAAAAGGACGAGTTGGGCTTTTGACGGTTATGTGCCCAAATCGATGCACTTCTCTTTCccaaagattttttaaaattttcattgttcttatttattattctgttaaattattataaatacttCATCCCATTTGGATTGCATATACTACTTCACCGTATGATATTAAATGTCtgacataaataatatttgagtttaaataaatagagtaaagaaaatgaattaacttgtttataaatatatagtaaaatgtccACTATAAACATTGacatcttattatatttaaaaatatttttagaagttttactatttaaaataattattttttttaaaatattagtttattttactaattttatatatgagaaaaaaaaataatattaattaaatataagagaataaataatatatttacaattaaatttaatattatttaatatattatattaaataattatttaatcacttaaaatatcaataattaaatattaattaaattattttattttattgataaaaaattaaatgaatagttttttttaagaactacgattatttttaaagttttaaatgaTAAGCTTCCTCAATTTaggaatataaaaaaaatgattttatttataaagctatttaactaaaaataaagTAATCTAAACATCAAAAAGGTAAAAACAATAATGTACAACGAACAATCTTTAAAGTTTTAAATGATACACTatctcaatttaattaattatttaatcacttaagacataaataaataaatatttttagttaaatattaattaaattatctttatcttattgataaaaaattaaatgaatagtttttttaataactataattatttttaaagttttaaataaTATACTCCTTCAAATTTaggaatataaaaaaaatgattttttttatagagctgtttaactaaaaataaaataatctaaatGCCAAAAGGGCAAAAATAGTAATGTACAACGAACAAATtaaattatagattttttttaaaatctttctgcatgtttaatttgtcggtatcaaacaaatttttttagattatcAGCGGTGTGATTAGTTATTTTAACGACaacgataataataataataaatagtaatAGTAAAAGAATTTCTAGATGTTTTTGGTTTtcgctttttattttattttttatgtatttcttaccatgtttgtttttcaatttactCTATTTCAATAGTTGAAATATcgaattctttttttcttcttttgaaatatctatttattattgAATTAGGTTAAATTGTTAGTTTGGCTTGAGATCTATTTGATAACGttatagttttcctttttattcttgttctcattttcttttaaagatatatttattttttaaactatttcaATTGTTTCTgaattttaagaaatatttctaaaaaggactaaatttaagaattcaacaaaaatattttgctttttttttccattttcatacACGTACTCTTATTTCTTTCTTATCCCCTTCACT comes from the Benincasa hispida cultivar B227 chromosome 5, ASM972705v1, whole genome shotgun sequence genome and includes:
- the LOC120077720 gene encoding transcription factor PIF1-like gives rise to the protein MNRCVPDFETDEDLPLPSSSSVPSRSKTSSMSDGEVMELLWQNGQVVMQSQNQKSRMKVPPSTTAEQITNRDTRPMNQEEEPQLFMQEDEMISWLHYPLVDDSTLENSFCEELLYPSNPQSIEQNTGVSEQVRTSHGMEFQPCTAITTTATSTMAARPPIPPMRRTEQETKVNSFGLFSRHARRLESGPSNSKSMVRESTVVGSTSSNTTVLTLESTGTKLQRTAVTDTSSADLACTVISGGGVAATSTGNGGELMKMIVGETESVQRTTSLEDRKRKGKETDDSDYLFYSTDVEFESTDAKKQVRGSTSTKRSRAAEVHNLSERRRRDRINEKMKALQELIPRCNKADKASMLDEAIEYLKTLQLQVQMMSMGCGMMPMMFPGVQQFMPPMGMGLGMGMGTGMETGVNRAMMPYPNMLAGPMFPRQAGATQLGPTFPFPPFHMAHVPNTDPSRIQETNQADQMHSSSGMQNINSPRASSSLDGYHHFLGSQQMQVPAASSHPSPQNQPPAPLPGMHNQHTSRRLENIDNHESGCSTMDPC